Part of the Melitaea cinxia chromosome 6, ilMelCinx1.1, whole genome shotgun sequence genome is shown below.
ATTAAACAAATTGTAAGACttaaactgttattttttttactaattaacaTGTAGTATAGTAATGGTAGGGCACAACAGACTataacctgctcaaaatctagagcaatccctctagggaagtacctcgaccttacagaagaacaatgtgttcccgtggtgaataaggtgaccaaagctcctgtaAGATTGGGGGTTACAATAAGCATAATGAGTTAAATATATTCTGTATGAGGTAGGGTTAGGCTTACTTAATgtcttgtttttaatttaaaaaatataggtaattgatttaaaaatatttaaaacataatatctAAGAAATTTCATTTATCTACGTCATCTACTGAGTGACAAGACAGTGCTAAACTTTAGCTGGGGTTAGTtgttatatgtaggtatattgtaTACAAGGTAAAAAGGAAATTTGAAACGATAATACTAAAACAACACTCAGTTGAACAactgtatttaattaataaaaacgtttAGGGCTATATGTATATGGGAGTGTAGTAACTTATTTCACATCACTAACTAATCTTCCGTAACTGAAAACCTTATAATCAGTTATTAAAAACCTATAAATTAACttcaatgataaaaaaaaactgtgttacatagtataaaaaactTTAACAGAAATAGTTACGTTAAAAGTACACACTTATtcagtactagctgacccggcgaacttcgtatcgcctaacacaaactttatcgtatggtattaaagttcaaattgacttttaagtattatcacaaatcttttgtattggagtatagaaaagtgttgtttttagactttttcaggaaatttaaattttttttttagaatttttctctccgtaagaaccatcctcgtacttcaaggaatattttaaaaaaagaattagcgaaatccgtccaaccgttctcgagttttgcgcttagcaacacattcagcgactcatttttatattatagatgtaccTAAAAAACTTAGAGTTATACGTTCAATTGATTACTGCTAATAGTTACACGGAAGAAAGTATGTATTGCAATACGTACCATATCCATATATCGTACAATATTGGATTTGGAGATTTTGCAACGTTGTATGGAGAGAGAGACCTCTTTTCCCTAAAGGCCGACAACGCAGCCAAAATTAATATAGCAGATATCAATTTAACATCAGCTTGTTCTTTTTCCTTGTTTACCagttttttgtatgaaaaaatagATCATAAAGATGCATTAATGATGACTGCAGTAACTTGTAAAATTTAtggctataaaaataattacttctaAATCACCATATACTTCTTTTTAAAAAGAGACATCCATCCATATCCATATGGTTCGTAATTTCAAAATCTTACCAGATATAGTTTACAGCCAAGTTTCTCTACAAGGCGCCAAGGTCTATGAAATTtcaaggagtatgaaatttcgtacacttatagtttttatagagaaggagtgcaaaatgctaatatattttttaaaattatgtataaaaatatattaaatcaataaaaaaaacattacacacaataTCATCtatttgatacacacacacgcatattatactcttttgttgactgtcaaagtctgtagtcaaattgaaaattaaaaataaagtataatactttatattcattattttttttaatttaaatttttaattatggtcgaatttcgaccactgggcgaccacagtttttataaaagtatatatgaCTTACTACTACATACTTTCCGTTGGTGAttttggtaataaataaataagtgctTTATGAAACCTTGAAAATTAGAATCATAATAAGTGTAATACtgtatattgtatttgttatgTTTTGTAATGGGAATACGTatcacattatatatattacccGATTTTAtgtgtgtaaattattttttgttttcaaaaatactaaattgtaattttaattgtaaaatttaattttaaaaaacgtattcaaatttttgttgtacagttgattaattaaattacattattcaGGCACAAGGCTTTTTTGATTCACAGAGGAGAGAGGAAATCGCCATAACCATCTCCTGGGAAAGAGACCAAGATCCGAATTATGTGTAATTTGAACTCTTTCGAATCTTTGCGATAGTCATCTTTGACATGGATTTAGATCGATTGCACAGTCGTATCTGCTGCTATTTTGACTAGACAACCAAACAGGTGATTAATATTcttgctattaaaaataaatcaacgaaaaaaaaatcgataatattatattcttagtTTGTATTATTAAGTACTATTTAAATTACAAGGTTGAACAATAAAATGGCATAAACAGAAAGACATGCTTACTAATCTCGATCGAACCGATATAAGTTAAAGTTTCATATTCTTGCATTATAGAAGACGGAAAACCGAAACCTCTAAATATATTGATAGCCTGAGGCACCCGCTATCTATTAAATGACTCGTAGTGTATATATTCAACGAAAAAATTCTGTTATATATGTTTGAGTACTCTCCTTATTGCCCTGTCAATGTTAGTCGtttcattatattttgatataatcaGCTTTGATAAAATCACTTttgttaattagttttaatcataaatttaccacaaaattatatttcttgtaGTTACTActaaattcaattataaaaactggccaagtgcgagtcggacacACACACGAAGGGTTCTGTGCTTATtgactaggtaaaatatttagacaaattttttttatcaaaatattttttattttcattttattatttatcattaaaatataaatacaactgtgtattttgtgaaTACTTCAAGTGCTTATCAGTTGCcattattgatatcgagcaaaaaggGGAAAAAACGCGTTTGTTGTATGGAAGCCCcccacaaataataaataaatcagtacCTCAGAGGTAATGTGTGTCAAGTCACAATTGGCGAACTTTACAGGAGAGGCagattatgaaaaatttatatgaattttacattttatttttaaatgtttttaggaAACATTGATTATTATCATGGTTTTTATGCTTAAAGGAgtactttttaatatcatagtgttaaaaaaattttagcatGTACCTAACGTTCACAGAAGGACTTAACGCGTTGTTCTCcgaaaatatattacttacctatattaataaaattactgttttaaGTCCATTATCTATTAAGAATTATACTTTCAGCCGTTGTTTTGtctacattattatattttatgacgaaatccaaaattatatatttgtactgcAAACTATTTCCATAcaactatataattttatatgaaaagtttAGCATCTAAGCTTTAAAagggaacagacagacagataacttatgtatgtattttattatttagtaaggattttaatataatagacTAATCCAACAACAGTGAATAttatgataagtgaaaatgaaacaaaattgttatagcttaatgtttattataaatttcaaaactgtATACATTCACTTTCCttcttaaactattttttttttcattcgtcTTCTTCAGGGAATTCCGGTATTTCTGCTCCATGctgcaattttttatagtaatcgTGAAAAATTGTTGGGACCCGTTGTAGAGAAGTCAtcaaatctttatatttttttaaccgccttccaaaaaaggaggaggttctcaattcgactgtatttttttttatgtatgttacatcagaacttttgaccgtgtggaccgatttcgacaaattttttttaatcgaaaggtggtgtgtgccaattggtcccatttaaatttatttgagatctaactactactttttgagttatatctagtaatgcgtttttacttgacgcttttttcgtcgacctacgttgtattataccgcataactttctactggatgtactgattttgagaattatttttttgttagaaaggagatatctctagtttaatactatgataaggaaaccaggatctgatgatgggatcccagagaaatcgagggaaactcttgaaaatccgcaataactttttactgggtgtaccgattttgataattctttttttgttgaaaagaagatatccctagtttagtaccatgataaggaaaccaggatctgatgataggatcccagagaaatcgagggaaactcttgaaaatccacaataactttttactgggtgtaccgattttaataatttttaatttaatcgaaagctgatgtttgtcatgtggtcacatataaattttattgagatctgataactactttttgagtaatctttgataacgcgcagttacttgactattttttcgtcaatctacgttgtactactcgtcgatgtaattgaagtcggttttttttcgtttgcgagcaaacacaattattagaattTACAGGTTTTCTACCTGACCTTATGGATTGTACATCTTCAGGCCATGGTCTTGGTAAACgttttgtacctctttttaagTCTGTGCTCTGATATTCAATATCATTAAAActcgttttataaaatatgatatcTGGCTCTGATGCTCTTACTTGCATCCAAACCATTTCGGAAATTAGCACTTGTTGGCTATTGGcacctttttttcttattacaagAGGAGCTTCAGGTCCCGAATACAATGatttaaagtttttgaagtCATTGGTTTCCATGGTTATGACTTCCATGGGATTGTTGGGTGAATTGCAACTCCGCACAAATTGCATCCAATCCCAAGGCATCCATCCTAAATTGATTTGGAAACTGTCCAGTTTTTTTTGGCTCTTTCGATTACAGAGTGTTGTACATCAACCTATGACCGTATGACTTTTTAAGAGGTACTTGTGATTTATCACTTTTATTGGTAATTTTTTCAAAAGCCTAATATAAAAAGAAGCCAAAATGAAATTTCTGTTTTGTCCAGCACAATTGTCAGACCAAACTGTCAACTCCTCTACATTTGTGTCTACTAGTTCAGATAGGGCccatttattcttttttaagagCAACATCGACAAAGCTTTGGGAAATGCAAAGAGTATTGAGAAAAAAggttttacatacatatacatcagtcagtcagtcagtcagtcagctcagcctattgcagtccactgctggacataggcctccccaagctcgcgccacacatcccggtcttccgcaatcctcatcgagcctacaccggcaatcttacgtagatcgtcggtccaacgggccggaggacgtcccacactgcgtttgccaagacgcggtctccactctaggacccgtctactccaacggccatcggtcctgcgacacagatgaccagcccactgccacttcaacttgctaattctgtgggctatgtcggttactttcgttgtctcgcggatagtctcattccTAATCCTGTCTTtaagagagaccccaagcatagcccgttccattgcacgttaagcgactttaaacttgtggaccactcccttcgtcagtgtccacgtctcggctccgtatgttaacacaggcaggacgcattgctcgaaaacttttgtcttcaagcattgcggaatcttcgaagtgaagactcgacggagcctgccaaacgccgcccagcccaaccgaatcctcctatcggcctccttctcgaagttgttgcggcctagttggatagtatggcctaggtaaatcctgaacaacctcgagaagggtaccatcgatcgataccggtatcggtatgacttggttgttaaacataactttcgtcttatccaagttcatacagagaccgacacgtcgggaggactcgtttaggccggccagcatttggcctaactcatccaacgtctccgcaaagatgataatatcgtcggcgaaacgagacatatacatctttattatttattttaaaactgtactTTAAGGACCACCCACTTTTGTTCAGTCTAGAGTCATTACGCGATCTCCGCCTTTCAATATCAGCTGTCGTGACACAGTTTGCCACAaatgtacgtatatatatatatatatatgtataaattatatatgtaaacatttattttattataaaaggttgtaatttttaaggtatttatccttgttgttgtttttatttaattaagactAATGCATTAAAAATTCAAGTGCCATAAAATACTTGGAGGTAAAATGTGTTATGTGGGacttaacttaaaattgtaccattgaataaaaatttcacAATTCCAAAGTGTTATGTGGGACATAAATTAGTTTACCCTGTGTTAGTTTGTCacttaacataatttatttctgagtatttttttatttatggaagTTAGGACTTGACGCAATTTACCACTAAATCCGTCTGAACAAATTTGACATAATTCATTGAAAAagcaaaattcataaaaaatggaCTTGACACAGTTTACCTCTGAggtacagaaataaataaaaatatctacacaatacacacacggctatctgttcctaaagtaagcaacttaatgcttgtgttataggtaacagccgactggtatatagctatattttttttttcgataaacatacttataaataatacatatataaataaatatttatattacacccagactcggggtgggaatcgaacccacaaccctcggagcagaaagcagggtcactacaaaatgcgccaacgggctagtctaatatttaatttattttgtttttcgtaTTTGTTTATAGCgacaacagaaatacataaattGTGAAATTATCAATTGTCTAGCTATCATAATTCTTGAGTTacatacagcctggtgacagacagacggacggacggacagacagcgatGTCTTAGTATTAGGTTcccgttttaccctttgggtacggatCCTTAAAAGCAATGATAAAACTTTTTGTCtttttactattaagatgcATAGACTTATCAAATTAAATGAATAGAATATAATCATCACATTCAAAGTTAATGTTTCAGACTAGAAAGATATTAAAATGGTCGTCAAATATACTATTaggcatttaaatatttaataattactgttaattatattatttaactgcccgattttcataaaaaagcCGCCAGAACGAGTATCTACtctgaaatgtaataaaaaatggcaTTGAGTACGTACAGACCAGAATCGCTTTTAATACTGAATAAGTTCACTTAAACTTTTTAACTTtgacaaaatacaaattttatcttgttgtttaagtaattattcgatataaaattttttaacgtaattaaaatgattttgttGAAAATTGAACACGTTAAAcagagtaatattaataaaactataattgtcCATGTAATTTATCATGTTaattaaatcgattttttacgtttttattacGCAAGATCTATTATGGTGTCAATGACATGATACAGTCCTTGACGTCGCATTGTTTGTAAAGGAATGAAGTCCAGACTTGACATTCTTGAAGAACTGGATATAAGGTGTGGGCAGTTGAACCAATGTCGCAGTTTATTTAGACACACAGTGGGAAAAAACGTTTTCAAATTATGGTAagtaatagaaatagaatatacATTCATTCGCGGATCATGTACCGTACTGGCTTTAAACAAAACGACGCTTTGATTGATAAAACATAGGTGTTGTCTCAAATTGTTTAGTACAATTAACCaatgtgttttataatttatgttttaattgattgattctgactgtaacatcccacgtttggctctttcttcatgtaggagaagtatcagagctaaatccaccacgctactccctTGCGGACTGACGTCTTTGTTAGTGTACTTGACTACAATACAAACACGGAAACTAACATAAGCTAGAacttattaaatgtatattaaaacccACGTAAAATCATCAAAGCTCAGTCATCACTGTCAAATAAGTCACGTTTGGCCGGGTCATTACATCCGCGTGTATCCTCAATctcaataaataagtttttgttcTCTTAAATACCAgcaaaatgatgatgatttttagtCGTCGTCCTTGACATATGTTGTATGTTACAGGTAAAAGGCGCGCGTTGCTGCCTTTACGCAGTCATCTTCTATGTAACAATCGACTATTATTTTTCCGAAACCGATgcctacaaaaataaaataaaaaactttgtttATAACAGTAATGGGTTGGGGACATATAGTTTCGAgtaagtattaattaaataagcgTTATTAAAGAACATAGGTAGGTAGTAAGAGGTTTAGTAATCTTTCAAATGTGCGAGTACAAAAAGCTAATTTATTCCTTGCAGAAGGCTTACAAAGATTGCTTAAAGTCGTGAGTATTAAGCATggttaaatatcaaaaaaatgaAAGTCTGTCCTGAGATGTGTCATCCATATAACTTAGTTTCGCttttgttttaaacattttgtaacGCAGGACTGTTGCGTAAAATGTTGAATTAATAAAACACTGATTCTCTTATGTCCTCACATTAAAAgcaaaacaataattgtaaaaaatctatactctcaataataaattattattattatatacatacatgttaTTCATAGATTAGTATATATAGAGATGTGTTATAAAATAAGGAATTTTtaactgaattaaattatatgatttattataGCTTGATTAAttggacaatatttttttttcttttgttatttaaataaagtagatTTCTTAGTCTACCTGATTTGAAAACTtgtctaaacaaataaataaaattgaagtgtcagtttgtattattaaaataacacggtacatataccaaaataacattttttgcaattttagtctgtctgtctgtctgtctgttgttttgtgctaatctctgaaatggctggactgatattaacgggattttcactggcagatagctgatgtaataagtaacttaggctaattttattttaaaaatgtatttattttataactctgagaaTTGAatgataacttttttaataaattgcacgctaacgaagtcgcaggcacagctagttctgaataaatatagttttgttatgatattgaaataaaatattataacttaaaattataatttgatgacATTCATATCTATGATGTGGTATGATGTCAAGGTCTCGTggggatatttttataatataatattcttaatttctACTATATAACTCTATTATAAAATGGTATTCTTTTAGGTTTGAAAATTTAGATGGTACGTTTAGAAAAGAAGATGGGGGAATTGCTGCAAATACCAAAGGTGTTGTTGGTTTTGTTGTACGTGGCGTATATGGTTTTATAGACCCTG
Proteins encoded:
- the LOC123654630 gene encoding endocuticle structural protein SgAbd-6-like, whose amino-acid sequence is MVKGARCCLYAVIFYVTIDYYFSETDAYKNKIKNFVYNSNGLGTYSFEFENLDGTFRKEDGGIAANTKGVVGFVVRGVYGFIDPEGRHHSVQYIADEDGYQPKMDDDDIRYNDRRII